From one Streptomyces spiramyceticus genomic stretch:
- a CDS encoding alkaline phosphatase PhoX: MTLTRRDFARRSALTGAGVALIGSVGALATAPGALATADDSAEDAAEDPAGAPHGPGYGPLVPDPEGVVALPAGFTYRIITHSGVTKLESGEYTPSKHDGTATFEGPRGVTLLVNNHELKGPRSKWKHPVPLAEGLVYDPAASGGCTVVEVHRSGEVAEWVGIAGTSTNCAGGRTTWGTWLTCEENTDRAGENGMTKDHGYVFEVDPYDRRANLDPKPIKAFGRFDHEAVVIDPKRGHAYLTEDDSNPNGLLFRWVPPHGFKHGRGRLRKLADDAGTLQAAKCFDSGGRFVDDLSRATKIGTVYGVDWAEVPDRDGRTVPVREQFDDGDITRARKLEGMWWADGGTYIVSSYARDESPGEPHDGQVWFYDPRRRTLTLKVLLSTSGDYDGPDNITVSPYGGLVIAEDGDGGQHLFGATDSGRTYPVARNECNIGTDAEPEFSEFAGVVFSPDGKTLYAGIQDPGIMLAITGPWRRRH, translated from the coding sequence ATGACGCTCACCCGCAGGGACTTCGCCAGACGGTCCGCGCTCACCGGCGCCGGAGTCGCACTCATCGGCAGTGTCGGCGCTCTCGCCACCGCCCCCGGCGCCCTCGCCACGGCCGACGACAGTGCCGAGGACGCCGCCGAGGACCCCGCAGGCGCCCCGCACGGCCCCGGCTACGGCCCCCTCGTGCCCGACCCCGAGGGCGTTGTCGCCCTCCCCGCAGGCTTCACGTACCGGATCATCACCCACTCCGGCGTCACCAAGCTGGAGAGCGGCGAATACACCCCGTCCAAGCACGACGGCACGGCCACCTTCGAGGGACCGCGCGGTGTGACGCTTCTGGTCAACAATCACGAGCTCAAGGGCCCGCGCAGCAAGTGGAAGCACCCGGTGCCCCTAGCCGAGGGGCTGGTGTACGACCCGGCCGCTTCCGGCGGCTGCACGGTCGTCGAGGTGCACCGCAGCGGCGAGGTCGCCGAGTGGGTCGGCATCGCGGGCACCTCCACGAATTGCGCGGGCGGCCGTACGACCTGGGGCACCTGGCTGACCTGCGAGGAGAACACCGACCGGGCCGGCGAGAACGGCATGACCAAGGACCACGGCTACGTCTTCGAGGTCGACCCCTACGACCGACGCGCCAACCTCGACCCGAAGCCGATCAAGGCCTTCGGCCGCTTCGACCACGAGGCCGTCGTCATCGACCCGAAGCGCGGCCACGCGTACCTCACCGAGGACGACTCCAACCCGAACGGGCTCCTCTTCCGCTGGGTCCCGCCGCACGGCTTCAAGCACGGCAGGGGCCGGCTCCGCAAGCTCGCCGACGACGCGGGCACCCTCCAGGCGGCGAAGTGCTTCGACTCGGGCGGCCGCTTCGTCGACGACCTGTCGCGCGCGACGAAGATCGGCACGGTCTACGGCGTCGACTGGGCCGAGGTGCCCGACCGGGACGGCAGGACCGTCCCGGTGCGCGAGCAGTTCGACGACGGGGACATCACCCGCGCCCGCAAGCTGGAGGGCATGTGGTGGGCGGACGGCGGCACGTACATCGTCTCCTCGTACGCCCGTGACGAGAGCCCGGGCGAGCCGCACGACGGCCAGGTCTGGTTCTACGACCCCAGGCGCCGCACGCTCACGCTGAAGGTGCTGCTGAGCACGAGCGGTGACTACGACGGCCCGGACAACATCACCGTCTCGCCGTACGGCGGCCTGGTCATAGCGGAGGACGGCGACGGGGGCCAGCACCTTTTCGGTGCCACCGACAGCGGCCGTACGTACCCGGTCGCCCGCAATGAATGCAATATCGGGACCGACGCCGAACCGGAATTCAGCGAGTTCGCCGGGGTCGTTTTCTCGCCCGACGGAAAGACGCTCTACGCCGGCATTCAGGACCCGGGCATCATGCTCGCGATCACTGGCCCGTGGCGGCGTCGCCACTGA
- a CDS encoding endonuclease/exonuclease/phosphatase family protein: MTARSSLPRSAAVAAVVATALAGGLLAATTAASASDSPASAAETRIHDIQGTTRISPLVGQQVADVTGIVTGVRTYGSKGFWFQDPQADADAATSEGIFVFTSSAPTVAVGDAVKVSGTVGEYIPGGTSSGNQSLTQISKPTVTVVSSGNPVPAPVTLSAKSVPSSYAPEGDPAAGGSINALPLNPRKYALDYYESLEGSNVRIGTSRVVGATDPYSELWVTVKPHEHDNRRGGTVYGSYTSQNTGRLQIQQLAPVSQQPFPKANVGDVLAGTTEGPLDFNQFGGYTLTARTLGTVTDRGLKAESTRPQRSGELAVATYNVENLDPTDPQAKFDALAAAVVNNLASPDVIALEEIQDNNGAKNDGTVAADETLKKFTAAIAAAGGPAYDWRTIDPANNKDGGEPGGNIRQVFLFNPERVSFTDRAGGDAATATAVVRDGRDAALTLSPGRIDPANAAWENSRKPLAGEFTFRGRTVFVIANHFGSKGGDESLVSHHQPPVRKSEIKRLEQAQAVNTFVKDILKVQRNADVLVLGDINDFEFSATTKALTADGALYPAVKSLPRSERYSYVFQGNSQVLDQILTSPSIDDFSYDSVHINAEFSAQNSDHDPQVLRFRP, encoded by the coding sequence ATGACTGCCCGTTCCTCTCTCCCCAGATCCGCCGCCGTCGCAGCCGTCGTAGCCACCGCACTGGCAGGCGGCCTGCTGGCCGCCACGACCGCCGCCTCCGCCTCGGACTCCCCCGCCTCCGCTGCGGAGACCCGGATTCACGACATCCAGGGCACCACCCGAATATCCCCGCTCGTGGGGCAGCAGGTCGCCGACGTCACCGGCATCGTCACGGGCGTGCGCACGTACGGCTCGAAGGGCTTCTGGTTCCAGGACCCGCAGGCCGACGCCGACGCCGCCACCAGCGAAGGCATCTTCGTCTTCACGAGCTCGGCGCCGACGGTGGCCGTGGGCGACGCGGTGAAGGTGTCCGGCACGGTCGGCGAGTACATCCCCGGCGGTACGTCGTCCGGCAACCAGTCGCTGACCCAGATCTCCAAGCCGACGGTGACCGTGGTGTCTTCGGGCAACCCGGTGCCCGCGCCGGTCACCCTCTCCGCGAAGTCCGTTCCTTCGTCGTACGCCCCGGAGGGCGACCCGGCGGCGGGCGGCAGCATCAACGCGCTGCCGCTGAACCCGCGCAAGTACGCCCTGGACTACTACGAGTCGCTGGAGGGCAGCAACGTCCGGATCGGCACGTCGCGCGTGGTCGGCGCGACCGACCCGTACTCGGAGCTGTGGGTCACGGTGAAGCCGCACGAGCACGACAACCGCCGCGGCGGCACGGTCTACGGCTCGTACACCTCCCAGAACACCGGCCGCCTCCAGATCCAGCAGCTCGCCCCGGTCTCCCAGCAGCCGTTCCCGAAAGCGAATGTCGGTGACGTCCTGGCGGGTACGACCGAAGGCCCCCTGGACTTCAACCAGTTCGGCGGCTACACGCTGACCGCCCGCACGCTCGGCACGGTCACCGACCGCGGCCTCAAGGCGGAGTCGACGCGTCCGCAGCGCAGCGGCGAGCTCGCGGTGGCGACGTACAACGTCGAGAACCTCGACCCGACGGACCCGCAGGCCAAGTTCGACGCACTCGCCGCGGCGGTCGTCAACAACCTGGCCTCCCCCGACGTCATCGCCCTGGAGGAGATCCAGGACAACAACGGCGCCAAGAACGACGGTACGGTCGCGGCCGACGAAACGCTGAAGAAGTTCACGGCGGCGATCGCGGCGGCCGGCGGTCCGGCGTACGACTGGCGCACGATCGACCCGGCGAACAACAAGGACGGCGGCGAGCCCGGCGGCAACATCCGCCAGGTCTTCCTCTTCAACCCCGAGCGGGTTTCCTTCACCGACCGCGCGGGCGGCGACGCGGCCACCGCGACGGCCGTCGTACGGGACGGGCGCGACGCGGCCCTGACCCTCTCCCCCGGCCGGATCGACCCGGCCAACGCGGCGTGGGAGAACAGCCGCAAGCCGCTGGCCGGCGAGTTCACGTTCCGCGGCCGTACGGTCTTCGTGATCGCGAACCACTTCGGTTCGAAGGGCGGCGACGAGAGCCTGGTGTCGCACCACCAACCGCCGGTACGCAAGTCGGAGATCAAGCGACTTGAGCAGGCACAGGCGGTCAACACCTTCGTCAAGGACATCCTCAAGGTCCAGCGGAACGCAGACGTCCTGGTCCTGGGCGACATCAACGACTTCGAGTTCTCGGCGACGACGAAGGCACTGACGGCGGACGGCGCGCTCTACCCGGCGGTCAAGTCCCTGCCCCGCTCGGAGCGTTACTCGTACGTCTTCCAGGGCAACAGCCAGGTCCTGGACCAGATCCTGACGAGCCCGTCGATCGACGACTTCTCGTACGACAGCGTGCACATCAACGCGGAGTTCTCCGCCCAGAACAGCGACCACGACCCGCAGGTGCTGCGCTTCCGCCCGTAG
- a CDS encoding antibiotic biosynthesis monooxygenase: MSPSSVQNVNSLPWIARSGVGVAKVSVWDVGTPERQRETVEVISKVWGSREWPDEGLLSYSVYIGEDGKSLLHYTQWADETAYAAFLRAGRAARVDEVDAAVPGIERLGLYTYELYRSTPLGQVGGRVPGCIVIVDVEFEGPDPARQRDWVDTVFEALGTDPHPHPGGISGHFHVSTDGTRVLNYAEWESADAHIEALAGPGDGVGSPTPQWTKVRTYPGVSGGGVKRYTPALSFSAGV, translated from the coding sequence ATGTCGCCGTCGTCCGTGCAGAATGTCAACTCACTTCCCTGGATAGCCCGTTCGGGCGTCGGCGTCGCCAAGGTCTCCGTCTGGGACGTCGGTACGCCCGAGCGGCAGCGGGAGACCGTAGAGGTCATCAGCAAGGTCTGGGGCAGCCGGGAGTGGCCGGACGAGGGGCTCCTCTCGTACAGCGTCTACATCGGCGAGGACGGCAAGAGCCTGCTCCACTACACGCAGTGGGCAGACGAGACGGCGTACGCAGCCTTCCTGCGCGCGGGCCGCGCGGCACGGGTCGACGAGGTCGACGCCGCTGTGCCGGGCATCGAGCGGCTCGGGCTGTACACGTACGAGCTCTACCGCAGCACCCCGCTGGGGCAGGTGGGCGGCCGCGTGCCGGGCTGCATCGTGATCGTCGACGTCGAGTTCGAAGGGCCCGACCCGGCCAGGCAGCGCGACTGGGTGGACACCGTCTTCGAGGCCCTGGGGACGGACCCGCACCCCCACCCGGGCGGAATCTCCGGGCACTTCCACGTGAGTACGGACGGCACCCGGGTGCTGAACTACGCGGAGTGGGAGAGCGCCGACGCGCACATCGAGGCCCTCGCCGGGCCCGGTGACGGGGTCGGTTCGCCGACGCCCCAGTGGACGAAAGTGCGGACCTACCCGGGCGTGAGCGGCGGCGGCGTGAAGCGGTACACGCCCGCGCTCAGCTTCAGCGCGGGCGTGTAG
- a CDS encoding GNAT family N-acetyltransferase has translation MTSEDLELLLDRLESYYDAVPRNGARAEDFGPLTLFVREGAGWPFYARPTRGGSGAVTAADVARVRSRQRELGIPESFEWVAESAPTLRAAAEEAGLVVREHPLMVLDATVSVPAADKLSDGPSIRTVAPDDPALASALVVPHLAFAEPGTGVGQAGLPELAEAVRTRAGDGSVESAVARIEAGLTTVAAAVEDGTALCAGQHQPVGTVSEIVGVGTLPAARRRGLGLAVTAALVADARSRGVETVFLSAGDEDVARIYGRLGFHRVATALIAEPE, from the coding sequence GTGACTTCTGAAGATCTTGAACTGCTGCTGGACCGGCTTGAGTCGTACTACGACGCGGTACCGCGCAATGGCGCCAGGGCCGAGGACTTCGGCCCACTGACGTTGTTCGTACGGGAAGGTGCGGGCTGGCCCTTCTACGCACGGCCGACCCGGGGCGGCTCCGGTGCAGTGACGGCCGCCGATGTGGCCCGAGTCCGCTCTCGCCAGCGCGAACTCGGCATCCCGGAGAGCTTCGAGTGGGTCGCCGAGTCGGCGCCGACGCTGCGGGCGGCGGCCGAGGAGGCAGGTCTGGTGGTGCGTGAGCACCCGCTGATGGTGCTCGACGCGACGGTCTCGGTGCCCGCTGCGGACAAGCTGTCCGACGGGCCGTCGATACGCACCGTCGCCCCGGACGATCCGGCACTGGCCAGCGCATTGGTCGTCCCCCACCTCGCCTTCGCGGAGCCCGGTACGGGTGTCGGCCAGGCGGGACTTCCCGAACTGGCCGAAGCTGTCCGTACCCGGGCAGGCGACGGGTCGGTGGAAAGCGCGGTGGCGCGGATCGAGGCCGGTCTCACCACGGTCGCGGCAGCGGTCGAGGACGGGACGGCGCTGTGCGCCGGCCAGCACCAGCCGGTAGGAACGGTCAGTGAAATCGTCGGCGTCGGCACCCTGCCCGCCGCACGCCGCCGAGGCCTCGGCCTCGCGGTCACGGCGGCACTGGTGGCCGACGCGCGATCGCGGGGCGTGGAGACTGTCTTCCTGTCGGCGGGCGACGAGGACGTGGCCAGGATCTACGGCCGCCTCGGCTTCCACCGGGTCGCCACCGCGCTGATCGCAGAACCGGAGTAG
- the dapA gene encoding 4-hydroxy-tetrahydrodipicolinate synthase gives MTPSRPSRPFGRALCAMITPFTSEGALDLDGAQALSERLVVEGGCEGLVLNGTTGESPTTTDAEKSALVRAVSEAVGGRASVLAGVGSADTRHTVELAKASAGAGADGLLVVTPYYSRPPQAAVEAHFRRVADAVGVPLMLYDIPGRTGTRIEVETMLRLAEHPRITAVKDCANDLLGSATVIAHTSLAYYSGSEEHNLPLYSLGGAGFVSTVANSAPRAMRAVLDAYDAADTAAAARAHHRALPLITLTMASGLPGTVTTKGLLGALGLPAGPVREPLQPADRATVDGLLAAYEELAQRYM, from the coding sequence ATGACGCCATCGCGCCCTTCCCGCCCCTTCGGCCGCGCCCTCTGCGCGATGATCACGCCCTTCACCTCCGAGGGCGCACTGGACCTGGACGGCGCCCAGGCGCTCTCCGAGCGCCTGGTGGTCGAAGGAGGCTGCGAGGGCCTCGTGCTCAACGGCACCACCGGCGAGTCCCCGACCACCACCGACGCCGAGAAGAGCGCTCTCGTACGGGCTGTGTCCGAGGCGGTCGGCGGCCGGGCGTCGGTCCTCGCGGGCGTGGGCAGCGCCGACACCCGGCACACCGTCGAGCTCGCGAAGGCGTCCGCAGGGGCGGGCGCGGACGGCCTGTTGGTCGTCACGCCGTACTACAGCCGCCCGCCCCAGGCCGCCGTCGAGGCACACTTCCGCCGGGTCGCGGACGCGGTCGGCGTCCCGCTGATGCTCTACGACATCCCGGGCCGCACCGGCACCCGCATCGAGGTCGAGACGATGCTGCGCCTCGCGGAACACCCGCGTATCACCGCGGTCAAGGACTGCGCGAACGACCTGCTCGGCAGCGCCACGGTGATCGCCCACACCTCTCTCGCGTACTACTCGGGCAGCGAGGAGCACAACCTTCCGCTGTACTCACTCGGCGGCGCGGGCTTCGTCAGCACAGTCGCCAATTCCGCGCCCCGCGCGATGCGGGCGGTCCTCGACGCGTACGACGCGGCAGACACCGCGGCGGCGGCCCGGGCCCACCACCGCGCGCTCCCTCTGATCACCCTCACGATGGCTTCGGGCCTGCCGGGCACGGTCACCACGAAGGGCCTGCTCGGCGCGCTCGGACTGCCCGCGGGCCCGGTCAGGGAACCACTGCAGCCCGCCGACCGGGCCACGGTCGACGGGCTGCTGGCGGCGTACGAGGAGCTGGCCCAGCGCTACATGTAG
- the dapD gene encoding 2,3,4,5-tetrahydropyridine-2,6-dicarboxylate N-succinyltransferase, translating to MTDTTATRTTGAVAAGLATLAADGTVLDTWFPAPELVAEPGPAGTERLTAERAAELLGATAPKALGPDARRGVEVVAVRTVIASLDDKPLDAHDAYLRLHLLSHRLVRPHGQNLDGVFGLLSNVAWTSLGPVAVDQVETVRLNARAEGLNLQVTSIDKFPRMTDYVAPAGVRIADADRVRLGAHLASGTTVMHEGFVNFNAGTLGTSMIEGRISAGVVIGDGSDIGGGASTMGTLSGGGKQIISIGERCLVGAEAGVGIALGDECIVEAGLYVTAGTRVTMPDGQIVKALELSGASNILFRRNSVTGAVEARPNNAVWGGLNDVLHSHN from the coding sequence ATGACCGATACGACTGCTACTCGCACCACCGGCGCCGTCGCCGCCGGACTCGCCACTCTCGCCGCCGACGGCACCGTCCTCGACACCTGGTTCCCCGCCCCCGAGCTCGTCGCCGAGCCCGGCCCCGCCGGCACCGAGCGCCTCACCGCCGAGCGCGCCGCCGAGCTGCTCGGCGCGACCGCGCCGAAGGCCCTCGGCCCCGACGCCCGCCGCGGTGTCGAGGTCGTAGCCGTCCGTACGGTCATCGCCTCGCTCGACGACAAGCCGCTGGACGCCCACGACGCGTACCTGCGCCTCCACCTGCTCAGCCACCGCCTGGTCCGGCCGCACGGCCAGAACCTGGACGGAGTCTTCGGTCTCCTCTCCAACGTCGCCTGGACCTCGCTCGGCCCGGTCGCCGTGGACCAGGTCGAGACGGTGCGCCTGAACGCCCGCGCCGAGGGCCTGAACCTCCAGGTCACCTCGATCGACAAGTTCCCGCGGATGACGGACTACGTGGCCCCGGCGGGCGTCCGTATCGCCGACGCGGACCGGGTCCGCCTCGGCGCGCACCTGGCCTCCGGCACCACCGTCATGCACGAGGGCTTCGTCAACTTCAACGCCGGCACCCTCGGCACCTCCATGATCGAGGGCCGTATCTCCGCTGGTGTCGTCATCGGTGACGGCTCCGACATCGGCGGCGGCGCGTCCACCATGGGCACGCTCTCCGGCGGCGGAAAGCAGATCATCTCGATCGGCGAGCGCTGCCTGGTCGGTGCCGAGGCGGGCGTCGGCATCGCGCTCGGCGACGAGTGCATCGTCGAGGCGGGCCTGTACGTGACCGCGGGCACCCGCGTCACGATGCCCGACGGCCAGATCGTCAAGGCGCTGGAGCTGTCCGGCGCGAGCAACATCCTCTTCCGCCGCAACTCGGTGACCGGCGCCGTGGAGGCCCGCCCGAACAACGCGGTGTGGGGCGGGCTCAACGACGTACTGCACAGCCACAACTGA
- a CDS encoding RNA-guided endonuclease InsQ/TnpB family protein produces MSERGLGKRQFGHRARLVLSPVLSLKADDQAHAARTMWNLLHAWWQMVPKEKRTLANADAAIRQARKDIDFLAVLPAQAAQAVLKTYFQAWKNCWEGRADAPNFKARFRTVMSVDIPQGRDLNITRVHRRWGVVNIPKVGRVRFRWTKDLPVGKHANTDNRITGARLVKDALGWHIAFRVQALEAEPEPHTGPEVGIDVGVTVPIALSDGETYDHDEWLTKQEQAKLLRLQQRAAQRKQHRKPGERTSRRLKHTYDQIAGLRAKAKRRALDWQHQTTTAIAKKYGTVVVEALHITNMVKSAKGTVDQPGKNVAQKAGLNRSISGEAWGRTVTMLAYKTAQHGGTLVKVPAPHTSQRCSACGFITPGSRESQAVFVCKNPDCGWSGNADHNAARNVLHLYRMGLALIPAAGRAVVRRAKRVKPTTAR; encoded by the coding sequence ATGAGTGAACGAGGGTTGGGGAAGCGGCAGTTCGGGCATCGCGCCCGACTGGTACTTTCCCCCGTCCTGTCGCTCAAGGCTGATGATCAGGCGCACGCCGCCCGCACGATGTGGAATCTTCTCCATGCGTGGTGGCAGATGGTGCCGAAGGAGAAGCGGACGTTAGCGAACGCGGACGCCGCGATTCGGCAGGCGCGTAAGGACATCGACTTCCTCGCCGTGCTGCCCGCGCAGGCCGCGCAGGCGGTACTTAAGACGTACTTCCAGGCGTGGAAGAACTGCTGGGAGGGCCGGGCTGATGCCCCGAACTTCAAGGCCCGGTTCCGCACGGTGATGTCCGTGGACATCCCGCAGGGCCGGGACCTGAACATCACCCGCGTGCACCGCCGCTGGGGCGTGGTCAACATTCCCAAGGTGGGTCGCGTCCGGTTCCGGTGGACCAAAGACCTTCCCGTAGGCAAGCACGCCAACACCGACAACCGGATCACCGGGGCCCGGTTGGTCAAAGACGCGCTCGGCTGGCACATCGCCTTCCGTGTCCAGGCCCTCGAAGCCGAACCCGAGCCTCATACCGGTCCCGAGGTCGGTATCGACGTGGGCGTCACCGTGCCCATTGCCCTCTCCGACGGCGAGACGTACGACCACGACGAGTGGCTGACCAAGCAGGAGCAGGCCAAGCTCCTGCGCCTTCAGCAGCGTGCCGCCCAGCGCAAGCAGCACCGCAAACCGGGCGAGCGCACCTCACGCCGGTTGAAGCACACCTATGACCAGATCGCAGGACTGCGCGCGAAAGCCAAGCGCCGGGCACTGGACTGGCAGCACCAGACCACCACCGCCATCGCCAAGAAGTACGGCACTGTCGTGGTGGAAGCACTTCACATCACGAACATGGTCAAGTCCGCCAAAGGAACAGTGGACCAGCCGGGGAAGAACGTCGCCCAGAAAGCCGGGCTGAACCGCTCCATCAGCGGCGAAGCGTGGGGCCGGACGGTCACCATGCTGGCGTACAAGACCGCCCAGCACGGCGGCACCTTGGTCAAGGTCCCCGCCCCCCACACCTCCCAACGCTGCTCCGCGTGCGGTTTCATCACACCTGGCAGCCGGGAGTCCCAGGCCGTGTTCGTGTGCAAGAACCCGGACTGCGGCTGGTCGGGCAACGCCGACCACAACGCAGCCCGCAACGTCTTGCACCTGTACCGGATGGGCCTCGCGCTCATCCCGGCTGCCGGGAGGGCAGTCGTCAGGCGCGCGAAGCGCGTCAAGCCCACCACCGCAAGGTAG
- a CDS encoding TetR/AcrR family transcriptional regulator: MARRYDPERRRRIIDAAIRVVGSKGIAGLSHRSAAAEADVPLGSTTYHFKTLDELLVAALRQASEGFAKLVDERAALQDPEADVAEELAALMGEWISGDRTGVELEYELYLAALRRPALRPVAAEWCAGVADQLARRTDPVTARALVALMDGICLQVLLTGAEYDAAYAREMLNRILAGRS; this comes from the coding sequence ATGGCCCGCCGTTACGACCCCGAACGGCGCCGCCGCATCATCGACGCCGCGATCCGGGTGGTCGGCAGCAAGGGCATAGCGGGCCTCAGCCACCGGTCCGCCGCGGCCGAGGCCGATGTGCCGCTCGGTTCGACGACGTATCACTTCAAGACCCTCGACGAGCTGTTGGTCGCCGCCCTGCGCCAGGCGAGCGAAGGCTTCGCGAAGCTCGTCGACGAGCGCGCCGCCCTCCAGGATCCCGAGGCCGACGTCGCGGAGGAGCTTGCCGCGCTGATGGGGGAGTGGATCTCCGGGGACCGTACCGGCGTCGAGCTGGAGTACGAGCTCTACCTCGCCGCACTGCGCCGGCCCGCGCTGCGCCCCGTCGCCGCCGAGTGGTGCGCGGGAGTGGCCGACCAACTGGCCCGGCGCACCGACCCGGTCACCGCGCGGGCGCTGGTCGCTCTGATGGACGGGATCTGCCTCCAGGTGCTGCTGACCGGAGCCGAGTACGACGCGGCGTACGCCCGGGAGATGCTCAATCGGATCCTCGCCGGCCGTTCTTGA
- a CDS encoding DMT family transporter: protein MPYVLLAAAIAAEVAGTTAMKYSYGFSKLWPSIGTVVGYLLAFSLLAQTLKSMSVGTAYAIWAGVGTAAVAAIGMFFLGESANAVKLTGIGLVIVGVVLLNLGGTH from the coding sequence ATGCCATACGTACTGCTGGCCGCGGCCATTGCGGCGGAGGTGGCCGGGACCACGGCCATGAAGTACAGCTACGGGTTCAGTAAGCTCTGGCCCTCGATCGGCACAGTCGTCGGCTATCTGCTGGCCTTCAGCCTGCTCGCGCAGACCCTCAAGTCCATGTCGGTCGGCACCGCCTACGCGATCTGGGCGGGCGTCGGCACGGCAGCGGTCGCCGCCATCGGCATGTTCTTCCTCGGCGAGTCGGCGAACGCCGTCAAGCTGACAGGCATCGGGCTCGTCATCGTCGGGGTCGTACTGCTCAATCTCGGGGGCACGCACTGA
- a CDS encoding metal-sulfur cluster assembly factor, protein MTDNAATPTEDLKTKPASEDEVREALYDVVDPELGIDVVNLGLIYGIHIDDSNIATLDMTLTSAACPLTDVIEDQAKSATEGIVNELKINWVWMPPWGPDKITDDGREQLRALGFNV, encoded by the coding sequence ATGACTGACAACGCTGCGACACCCACCGAGGACCTCAAGACCAAGCCGGCCTCCGAGGACGAGGTCCGCGAGGCTCTGTACGACGTGGTCGACCCCGAGCTGGGCATCGACGTCGTCAACCTCGGCCTGATCTACGGCATCCACATCGACGACTCCAACATCGCCACGCTCGACATGACGCTGACGTCCGCGGCCTGCCCGCTGACCGACGTCATCGAGGACCAGGCGAAGTCGGCGACCGAGGGCATCGTCAACGAGCTGAAGATCAACTGGGTCTGGATGCCGCCGTGGGGCCCGGACAAGATCACGGACGACGGCCGCGAGCAGCTCCGCGCGCTCGGCTTCAACGTCTGA
- the sufU gene encoding Fe-S cluster assembly sulfur transfer protein SufU, which produces MKLDSMYQEVILDHYKHPHGRGLRDGDAEVHHVNPTCGDEITLRVKYDGDTIADVSYEGQGCSISQASASVLNDLLVGKELAEAQKIQATFLELMQSKGQIEPDDAMEEVLEDAVAFAGVSKYPARVKCALLSWMAWKDATAQALGESAERKTA; this is translated from the coding sequence GTGAAGCTGGATTCGATGTACCAGGAAGTCATCCTGGACCACTACAAGCACCCCCACGGGCGCGGGCTCCGGGACGGCGACGCCGAGGTGCACCACGTCAACCCGACATGTGGCGACGAGATCACGCTTCGCGTGAAGTACGACGGCGACACGATCGCCGACGTCTCGTACGAGGGCCAGGGCTGTTCCATCAGCCAGGCCAGTGCCTCCGTGCTGAACGACCTGCTGGTCGGCAAGGAGCTGGCCGAGGCGCAGAAGATCCAGGCCACGTTCCTGGAGCTGATGCAGTCCAAGGGCCAGATCGAGCCGGACGACGCGATGGAAGAGGTGCTGGAGGACGCGGTCGCGTTCGCCGGTGTCTCGAAGTATCCGGCGCGTGTGAAGTGTGCTCTGCTGAGCTGGATGGCATGGAAGGACGCGACGGCCCAGGCACTGGGCGAGAGCGCCGAGAGGAAGACCGCATGA